The proteins below come from a single Halobacteriovorax sp. GB3 genomic window:
- a CDS encoding YwbE family protein encodes MEGNVRDHIEIGEKVRIVLKKDQRTGNLTEGIVKDILTKSDYHPHGIKVRLESGDVGRVKEILD; translated from the coding sequence ATGGAAGGAAACGTAAGAGATCATATTGAAATTGGCGAGAAAGTTCGCATCGTCCTTAAAAAGGATCAACGCACTGGTAATTTAACTGAAGGTATCGTCAAAGATATTCTGACAAAGTCGGATTACCATCCTCATGGTATCAAGGTTCGCCTAGAAAGCGGAGATGTGGGCCGAGTAAAAGAGATCTTAGATTAA
- the arfB gene encoding alternative ribosome rescue aminoacyl-tRNA hydrolase ArfB — protein sequence MSIRIPNEEFQLSFSRSSGAGGQNVNKVNTKVTLTWDYKNSKSLSAAVKKRFENEYSRYITAEKLVKIVSQKHRSQQMNIDDAISKLHVMLANVERPPKRRVATKPTKGSIKRRLTGKKNKSEIKKNRQKVKY from the coding sequence ATGAGTATTCGAATCCCAAATGAGGAATTTCAATTATCATTCTCCCGCTCTTCAGGAGCAGGAGGACAAAATGTTAATAAGGTTAATACAAAGGTAACTCTAACTTGGGATTACAAAAATTCAAAATCTCTTTCTGCAGCTGTAAAGAAGCGATTTGAAAATGAATATTCTCGCTATATTACGGCAGAAAAGCTCGTTAAAATTGTCAGTCAAAAACATCGTAGCCAGCAAATGAATATTGATGATGCCATTTCAAAACTTCATGTGATGCTTGCAAATGTTGAAAGGCCACCAAAAAGAAGAGTTGCGACCAAACCAACTAAGGGCTCTATTAAAAGAAGGCTTACTGGTAAGAAAAACAAATCAGAGATTAAGAAAAATCGTCAAAAAGTAAAATACTAA
- a CDS encoding GNAT family N-acetyltransferase, which produces MTLKKTDVQSFAKTELRSYDLSELSVCKEEALREIEKDIQSEWDELNDPSVMKARFEHFKVEGTTPESYRESFKEIDEKRLMLYGIRHFGGDKNLPFVQMRLNFQPKDKSEVKRLYDSIKFELEVFKPQKISLYSSVESDCDLFGSTFLVAKSIDCLNLRPWSSENEIQFKKIEDDSYYEWFKLGYRSFHRLNPHLEKKVPLNSIETMSESKDEGLLYQAFYQGELMGLIAGLRSSFLGHDGMYFNEIFIDQKWKGKGLAKAIQRKFISITCKGHEYIWGTIDYSNQPSFKTALSNGRKPIRYECFYNLD; this is translated from the coding sequence ATGACATTGAAAAAAACTGATGTGCAATCTTTTGCAAAGACAGAGTTACGATCTTATGACTTAAGCGAACTCTCTGTATGTAAAGAAGAGGCACTAAGAGAAATTGAAAAAGATATTCAAAGTGAATGGGATGAACTTAATGATCCTTCTGTAATGAAGGCCCGTTTTGAACATTTTAAAGTAGAGGGAACAACTCCTGAATCCTATCGTGAATCTTTTAAAGAAATCGATGAAAAGCGGTTAATGCTTTATGGTATTCGCCATTTTGGAGGAGATAAAAATCTACCTTTTGTTCAAATGAGATTGAATTTTCAACCTAAAGATAAAAGCGAAGTGAAGCGCCTTTATGACTCGATAAAATTTGAGTTAGAAGTTTTTAAACCTCAGAAAATATCACTCTATTCGAGTGTTGAAAGTGATTGTGATTTATTCGGATCGACATTTCTTGTCGCCAAGTCGATTGATTGCTTAAACTTAAGGCCGTGGTCGAGTGAAAATGAAATTCAGTTTAAGAAGATAGAAGATGATTCTTATTATGAATGGTTTAAACTAGGCTATCGTTCTTTTCATCGCTTAAATCCTCATCTTGAAAAGAAAGTCCCCTTGAACTCTATAGAAACGATGAGTGAATCAAAAGATGAAGGGCTTTTGTATCAAGCCTTTTATCAAGGTGAATTAATGGGACTTATCGCCGGACTTAGAAGTTCTTTTCTTGGTCATGACGGAATGTATTTCAATGAAATCTTCATTGATCAAAAGTGGAAGGGAAAGGGACTTGCAAAAGCAATCCAAAGAAAATTCATCTCCATAACTTGTAAAGGACATGAATATATTTGGGGAACGATCGATTATTCAAATCAACCCTCTTTTAAAACAGCACTTTCTAATGGAAGAAAGCCTATTCGTTATGAATGTTTTTATAATCTAGATTAA
- a CDS encoding VOC family protein codes for MKSQLYNEAKLFLDKLLTEVETKNIDLKNYEIDHICFRVNSLDNYEKYKGIFQDFGKLLTEADVNGRPIATYKLYEPIIHSKYLIDLIELPAPKPGKATEEGFEHIEIVTDQTFHDLAEDLKDFKLKTSGLKKDFNQELALELDCGVIKFHHKSLEQVIQIEEDKRIMDFIETSKVYAVLKDYEPCISGTLPLDIAHRDSDLDILFQTENLDQFISDAKKVFGNHKDFSCRKSSHQGFDTAVINFTFKELPVELFAQNRCVYQQQANQHFLIEGRMLKIFGEEFKKKVRKLKADGIKTEPAFGEVFQLEDPYRELIEINKLSDLEISKLKTYY; via the coding sequence ATGAAATCTCAATTATATAATGAAGCAAAACTTTTCCTAGATAAGCTCTTAACTGAAGTAGAGACAAAGAATATCGATCTTAAAAATTACGAGATAGATCACATCTGCTTTCGCGTAAATAGCCTTGATAACTACGAAAAATATAAGGGAATATTTCAAGATTTCGGAAAGCTTCTCACTGAAGCTGATGTCAATGGTCGTCCCATAGCAACATATAAACTCTATGAGCCTATTATTCATTCAAAATATCTCATTGATTTAATTGAACTTCCTGCACCAAAACCAGGAAAAGCGACAGAAGAAGGTTTTGAGCATATTGAGATTGTTACTGATCAAACATTTCATGACTTAGCCGAAGATCTTAAGGACTTCAAGTTAAAAACCTCTGGTTTAAAGAAGGATTTCAATCAAGAGCTCGCACTAGAATTAGATTGTGGTGTGATCAAGTTTCATCACAAATCCCTTGAGCAGGTTATACAGATAGAAGAAGATAAAAGAATCATGGACTTTATTGAAACTTCAAAAGTCTATGCTGTTCTTAAAGATTATGAACCATGTATTTCAGGAACTCTTCCTCTTGATATCGCTCACAGAGATTCTGATCTCGACATACTCTTTCAAACAGAAAACCTCGATCAGTTTATCAGTGATGCCAAGAAGGTTTTTGGAAATCATAAAGACTTCTCTTGTAGAAAATCATCTCATCAAGGTTTTGATACAGCAGTCATTAATTTTACATTCAAAGAATTGCCTGTAGAACTTTTTGCTCAAAATCGTTGTGTCTATCAGCAACAAGCGAACCAACATTTTCTCATTGAAGGGCGAATGCTTAAGATCTTTGGCGAAGAGTTTAAAAAGAAAGTTAGAAAATTGAAGGCGGATGGAATTAAAACAGAGCCTGCATTTGGAGAAGTCTTTCAATTAGAAGATCCATATAGAGAATTAATTGAAATTAATAAGTTATCGGATCTCGAGATTTCGAAGCTAAAAACATATTATTGA
- a CDS encoding c-type cytochrome: MKYLVMMLTVAFSMNLANAQDVANGKAVFKKVNCTLCHKADGMGKGVPGKLAMLKGPRIAGLDAKYIEEQLLAVQSKKRKNKNTSMMYSKIRSLKPQEIKDVAAYVSSLSKDKVKGMLEK; this comes from the coding sequence ATGAAGTATTTAGTTATGATGTTAACTGTTGCTTTTTCTATGAATCTAGCAAATGCTCAAGATGTAGCAAACGGTAAAGCAGTTTTCAAAAAAGTTAATTGTACTCTATGCCACAAAGCAGACGGTATGGGTAAAGGTGTTCCAGGTAAACTTGCTATGCTTAAAGGACCAAGAATTGCTGGTCTTGATGCAAAATACATTGAAGAGCAACTACTTGCTGTTCAATCTAAAAAGAGAAAGAATAAGAATACATCTATGATGTACTCAAAAATTAGATCACTTAAGCCACAAGAAATCAAAGATGTTGCAGCTTATGTATCTTCTCTTTCAAAAGATAAAGTTAAAGGTATGTTAGAAAAATAA
- a CDS encoding MauE/DoxX family redox-associated membrane protein, which translates to MIKDNVKELGLRLALSFSYLSAVADRFGIWGEPGSSGVVWGNFENFLNYTAHLNGWAPAGLVPTLGYIATGLEIILAILLIFSIRLKETAYCSFFLLSSFALAMSLTDGIKGAFDYGVFTACFASLLLTVDFKAKKKEH; encoded by the coding sequence ATGATTAAAGACAATGTCAAAGAACTAGGACTTCGTTTAGCGCTTTCATTTAGCTATTTGTCGGCCGTCGCCGACCGATTTGGGATTTGGGGTGAACCTGGTTCATCAGGAGTGGTTTGGGGAAATTTTGAAAACTTTCTAAATTACACTGCCCATTTAAATGGCTGGGCCCCTGCTGGGTTAGTTCCAACTTTAGGTTATATTGCCACTGGGCTAGAAATTATTCTCGCGATACTACTTATTTTTTCAATTCGATTAAAAGAAACGGCATATTGTAGTTTCTTTCTTTTATCGAGTTTTGCTTTGGCGATGAGCTTAACAGATGGAATAAAAGGCGCTTTTGATTATGGTGTTTTTACCGCTTGTTTTGCTTCTTTGCTTTTAACAGTTGATTTTAAGGCAAAAAAAAAGGAGCACTAA
- a CDS encoding carboxymuconolactone decarboxylase family protein, which produces MRLNYFKEAPEAMVHIMAMEKYVKSLISNGSFDYKLAELVKIRTSQINDCGYCVDMHTKDTRANEESENRLYLLAHWKEANCFTDKEKSVLEWCEVVTKLIKGEREDKAYMELKTFLNDKEIVDLTFVITLMNTWNRIAFAFKPVVGSYNVGDFE; this is translated from the coding sequence ATGCGTTTAAATTATTTTAAAGAAGCCCCTGAGGCCATGGTTCATATTATGGCCATGGAAAAGTATGTAAAGTCCTTAATTTCTAATGGTAGCTTCGATTATAAATTAGCCGAACTAGTAAAGATAAGAACTTCTCAGATCAATGATTGTGGTTATTGTGTTGATATGCACACTAAAGATACAAGGGCCAATGAGGAAAGTGAGAATAGACTTTATCTTTTGGCCCACTGGAAGGAAGCGAACTGTTTCACAGATAAAGAAAAGTCTGTTTTAGAGTGGTGTGAAGTTGTCACAAAATTAATAAAGGGTGAAAGAGAAGATAAAGCCTACATGGAGCTAAAAACTTTTTTAAATGATAAAGAAATTGTTGATTTAACTTTTGTGATAACTTTAATGAATACTTGGAATCGAATAGCATTTGCTTTTAAGCCAGTGGTCGGCTCCTATAACGTTGGGGATTTTGAATGA
- a CDS encoding DUF6597 domain-containing transcriptional factor — MLEVSEELKQLVQSIWIVQTDYELEGPLEFKVLTDCASGLIFNLGDKIEYQIDQKREEHSQEIVFSGPSKKLLRFIFHGKVKAIGIRFFPSTGYFFLKNDMKNYRDLISKVDDDFINGLSLLYKELQESTDISKSVNHFLKERIRSDKKYSVLLNNILKDINNNHLIDLNELASKNQTSLRQIQRLFNTYIGVTPLDFLKLKKINKFKDSVINKEIINIVDETNDLGYYDQSHFTRDFKIFMEETPKKYIKIKKKR; from the coding sequence ATGTTAGAGGTTTCCGAGGAGCTAAAACAGCTTGTTCAGTCAATCTGGATCGTACAAACAGACTATGAACTCGAAGGGCCTTTAGAATTTAAAGTATTAACAGATTGTGCAAGTGGTTTGATCTTCAACCTTGGTGATAAAATCGAATATCAAATTGATCAAAAACGAGAAGAACATTCTCAAGAAATCGTCTTCTCAGGACCTTCAAAGAAGTTGTTACGTTTCATTTTTCATGGAAAGGTCAAGGCCATTGGCATTCGTTTTTTTCCTTCGACAGGATACTTCTTTCTTAAAAATGATATGAAAAACTATAGAGATCTCATTTCAAAAGTTGATGATGACTTCATTAATGGACTTTCTCTTTTATATAAAGAATTACAAGAAAGTACTGATATCTCAAAATCAGTGAATCATTTTCTCAAAGAAAGAATTCGTTCGGATAAAAAATATTCAGTCTTACTCAATAATATTTTAAAAGATATTAATAATAATCATCTTATCGACTTAAATGAGCTAGCCTCTAAAAATCAGACCTCTCTAAGACAGATACAGAGATTATTTAATACCTATATTGGTGTAACACCACTTGATTTCTTAAAGCTCAAAAAAATTAATAAATTTAAAGACAGTGTGATTAACAAAGAAATTATCAATATTGTCGATGAGACAAATGATCTTGGTTATTATGATCAATCTCATTTTACGCGTGATTTTAAAATATTTATGGAAGAGACTCCAAAAAAATATATCAAAATTAAGAAAAAACGATAA
- a CDS encoding substrate-binding periplasmic protein, with amino-acid sequence MKLIFISLFISAFSFSTLAKENVKKKKITMACFHYPPFLIDPKYDDKNEGMIVDLLKKMFANQGHEIELKWMNLARAIKSVEEGEIDTICSLNNKRPSKLDLIEPAIARMKVAMWTRKEDNFKYRGVHSIGNRVLGNVLGFVYNDTSPSLQKYLNDEKNKTFVVSGSDPVKRLYQLMEKKRVDLFAINEEYVYYLLGKKYVEDNFRVAGYLRNKLGAYFGVSSKINNKDEIKKIYQTEIQKVHKSKIFLEIYQKYIK; translated from the coding sequence TTGAAACTGATCTTTATCTCTCTATTTATATCTGCCTTCTCCTTTTCAACTCTTGCAAAAGAGAACGTGAAGAAAAAGAAAATCACAATGGCGTGCTTTCACTATCCTCCCTTTCTTATTGATCCAAAATATGATGATAAGAACGAGGGGATGATTGTTGATCTGTTAAAAAAGATGTTTGCTAATCAAGGTCACGAAATTGAACTAAAGTGGATGAATCTAGCTCGCGCCATTAAGTCTGTGGAAGAGGGAGAGATTGATACAATCTGTTCTCTTAATAATAAAAGACCTTCTAAATTGGATCTTATTGAACCTGCCATTGCCAGAATGAAAGTGGCCATGTGGACAAGAAAAGAAGATAACTTTAAGTATCGTGGTGTTCACTCTATTGGTAATAGAGTTTTAGGTAATGTTCTTGGCTTTGTTTATAATGATACTTCTCCATCGTTACAAAAATATTTAAATGACGAGAAGAATAAGACGTTTGTTGTTTCTGGAAGTGATCCTGTTAAAAGACTCTACCAATTGATGGAAAAAAAGAGAGTCGACCTTTTTGCAATAAATGAAGAGTATGTCTATTACTTGCTTGGGAAGAAATACGTTGAAGATAATTTTAGAGTTGCCGGCTATCTAAGAAATAAACTTGGTGCTTATTTTGGTGTCTCATCGAAGATTAATAATAAAGATGAGATTAAAAAAATATATCAAACGGAAATACAAAAAGTTCATAAGTCTAAAATCTTTTTAGAGATATACCAAAAATATATTAAATAA
- a CDS encoding DUF6151 family protein, producing MAMQEISLQCECGSVEGKAINLSDKTDNRVICYCDDCQVYAHYLGNPTKILDKNGGTDIYQLTPSQFKLTKGQENISCLTLSPKGLLRWYCKNCKSPIANTVRNPKVPFTGIPHTFIKDKNRDEILGPVRMRIQGRFKKGTSKDEIYDRVPLKFMLRYIRQFFTSYMKSKYIPSSLYDFDRRQFLVNSELADKKKLDKIRAKV from the coding sequence ATGGCCATGCAGGAGATTTCACTCCAGTGCGAATGCGGATCAGTTGAAGGCAAGGCCATCAATCTGAGTGATAAAACCGACAATAGAGTGATCTGTTACTGTGATGACTGTCAGGTTTATGCTCATTATCTTGGGAACCCTACAAAAATTTTGGATAAAAATGGCGGAACAGATATTTATCAATTAACGCCTTCTCAATTTAAATTAACAAAAGGTCAAGAGAACATTTCTTGTCTCACTCTCTCTCCAAAGGGCCTTCTTCGTTGGTATTGTAAGAATTGTAAATCTCCAATCGCCAATACCGTTAGAAATCCTAAGGTTCCCTTTACTGGAATACCTCATACTTTTATAAAAGATAAAAATCGTGATGAAATCTTAGGTCCTGTTCGAATGAGAATTCAAGGGCGTTTTAAAAAGGGAACATCGAAAGATGAAATATATGATCGAGTTCCTTTAAAGTTCATGTTGAGATATATAAGGCAGTTTTTCACATCTTATATGAAATCAAAATACATTCCTTCAAGTCTCTATGATTTTGATCGCAGGCAGTTCCTAGTAAATAGTGAACTCGCTGATAAAAAAAAGTTAGATAAGATAAGGGCTAAAGTTTGA
- a CDS encoding DUF4423 domain-containing protein produces the protein MSNQEDYFFKNILSTNLEERKKVNPQYSIRAFANYLNLSSSSLSDILKAKRCIPLYKINDITDKLNLTEQEVKRFNDSIFQWKKDNKNKNKKEVSKPLIIATELYEDIIKSWIYPSIFVLSSFKDFELTPRNISLKLNIPLEQAQYALDVLIDSGLLIEDNNQIKQSNRLVETTTDVPSKAIQDSHYEGLDIARKKLQETPIELRDFSSMTFLASKEKLPALKKAIQKFKQEIVEIGEGDTEQEVYRASIQLFPLSCDSKPENLH, from the coding sequence ATGAGTAATCAAGAAGATTATTTTTTCAAGAACATTCTCAGTACGAATCTCGAAGAGAGAAAGAAAGTGAACCCTCAATATAGCATCAGGGCCTTCGCTAACTATTTAAATCTAAGCTCTAGTAGTCTCTCTGATATTTTAAAGGCAAAGAGGTGTATTCCTCTTTATAAAATCAACGATATTACTGATAAACTCAATCTCACTGAACAGGAAGTTAAGCGTTTCAATGATTCCATTTTTCAGTGGAAAAAAGATAATAAAAATAAAAACAAAAAAGAGGTTAGTAAACCACTCATCATAGCGACCGAGTTATATGAAGACATCATTAAGTCTTGGATTTATCCCTCTATTTTTGTTCTCTCTTCTTTTAAAGACTTTGAGTTAACACCAAGAAATATTTCACTCAAATTAAACATCCCACTCGAACAAGCTCAGTATGCGCTCGATGTACTCATCGATTCTGGGCTTTTAATTGAAGATAATAATCAAATCAAGCAAAGCAACAGACTCGTAGAAACAACAACAGATGTCCCTTCTAAGGCGATTCAAGACTCTCACTACGAAGGTCTTGATATAGCAAGAAAGAAACTCCAAGAGACACCAATTGAACTTCGAGATTTCTCTTCTATGACTTTTCTTGCTTCCAAAGAAAAACTGCCGGCCCTTAAAAAGGCCATCCAAAAATTTAAACAAGAAATCGTTGAAATTGGAGAAGGAGACACTGAGCAAGAAGTTTATCGAGCATCAATTCAACTATTTCCCCTTTCTTGCGATTCAAAACCTGAAAACCTTCATTAA
- a CDS encoding YiiX/YebB-like N1pC/P60 family cysteine hydrolase: MKLLVLLSLFISNCVLAKTRIAFFKTYSQGQLIQFSAEGQYTHVAIEFEDKWIHADPYYGVVAINHLSEVSIKEYQVDLLEHPDDLIPTKLIEKYLGLPYDHNFTWSDDAIYCSELIAKLLGLKPRPMKFNTEIWNNDYTSKRGLPGLSPDDLFSNLMEKGFSIKSKSCFNKMKTFSEVR, encoded by the coding sequence GTGAAACTTTTAGTCTTACTCTCTCTTTTTATTTCAAACTGCGTACTTGCAAAGACAAGGATCGCCTTTTTTAAAACTTATTCGCAGGGACAACTTATTCAGTTTAGTGCTGAAGGTCAGTACACGCATGTTGCCATTGAGTTTGAAGATAAATGGATTCATGCTGACCCCTATTACGGTGTGGTTGCCATCAACCATCTAAGTGAAGTCTCCATCAAAGAATATCAAGTTGACTTATTAGAGCACCCAGACGATCTCATACCAACAAAACTCATTGAAAAATATCTTGGACTTCCTTATGACCACAATTTTACTTGGTCTGATGATGCCATTTACTGCTCTGAACTTATTGCAAAGTTACTAGGACTTAAGCCAAGGCCAATGAAGTTTAACACTGAAATCTGGAATAATGACTATACATCTAAGAGAGGGCTTCCTGGACTTAGTCCAGATGATCTTTTTTCCAACCTTATGGAAAAGGGATTTTCAATCAAGTCGAAAAGTTGCTTTAATAAAATGAAAACATTTTCAGAGGTTCGATGA
- a CDS encoding biotin transporter BioY, with protein MKVLRVVILAIILGLFAQVDFKIPALPVSFSGQTFFILLSFYFITRKELFSYLVCYLVFGILGLPVFAQMRSGLDAFTGPSFGYFMGFLLMPVFLRFHYRKLEVFQSIFMLFCAHLIILGVGTLGLLRYMDIPEALDKGFYPFLSAALLKAALIYFCVSAYRYFKKLN; from the coding sequence ATGAAAGTTCTTAGAGTTGTGATACTGGCCATTATTCTTGGTCTATTTGCACAAGTTGATTTTAAAATTCCTGCGCTACCAGTTTCATTTTCTGGTCAAACTTTTTTCATTCTCTTGAGCTTTTACTTTATTACAAGAAAAGAACTCTTCTCATATCTCGTTTGTTATTTAGTTTTTGGTATACTCGGTCTTCCGGTTTTTGCTCAAATGAGAAGTGGGCTCGATGCATTTACTGGACCTAGCTTTGGCTACTTTATGGGATTTCTCCTAATGCCAGTCTTTCTGCGCTTCCACTATCGTAAGCTAGAGGTGTTTCAATCAATTTTTATGCTCTTTTGCGCACACCTTATCATTTTGGGTGTCGGAACATTGGGGCTTCTAAGATATATGGATATTCCAGAGGCATTAGACAAAGGGTTCTACCCCTTTTTAAGTGCTGCTCTTTTGAAAGCAGCACTAATATATTTTTGTGTTTCGGCTTATCGCTACTTTAAAAAACTAAATTGA